The DNA sequence TAAAATGCGAAACTGTTTATCATGCCGTACTTTATTTTAACGTGCTAATCTGAAATGGCTTTgccatttattatttaaatcgaaTTCCGGTCCttgtagggccgcaaaccctacttgGATTAATGTACACCTATGGTAGACCGTgtgtcagcgtacgggttggccggtctagtgacttggtttgtggccacattccaagtcatGTATGAGcagatatggtaaacgtctgTGGGAAAATGACTGTGCCGTCGTGATTTTGAACAATggaatattttggtgcctcgggccTTTCAAAAGCTAAAACCCCGATGGTTACCTAAcaatggcatgataaatataaatatttttgataacttgttttcggcatgagtccactgagtatgttatagtactcagccatgcatgtgttttccctatgtgcaggttgagcggcgacgagCTTGAGGTGGTGTTGAGTCGAACCTGAATTAttgttggattttattttgaactcGAGGGtcgtcgtgtcttcatacacggCGTCACTCTTACTCttgaatgcttccgctgatataatactatttttcaCAACTATGTTTTGAACCCTTTTACTCTTGAATTATAAATGATGACAATTGTTAACCTAGGTTTAAAACATAAGCATTTACTTTGATTTTTCCCTCGacatttgaatattaattatcttTGTCAAATTCATTATTGAAACCCTAGAAAATTCTCCCTTCTTAAAGTACCATTGGTCGCGACCTCCCGCATTTATTAACCTAGAAAGGGCGGCCGTGACATGGGCGGTCAATATTTCTTTGATAGTGGCACAAGAAAAAttccattggccttatattaaattatgggttataatttatttagtaaaGAAGGTTCAATGAGGGAGGCCCAATCCAAACCCCATAGATCCTTAACCTTGCCCACGCAAAACTCTATATAAAGGGATGAAAGAGGCATGACAAATATACACACATCACAAGagtgaaaccctagcctccacaCATCTAATTTTCAGCCCCCTCTCTTTATAGGGAAGTCGAAATTTGCATCTTGTGTGTTCTTAGCattcttgtcttctccttcgAGATCCCTACATTTCTAAGagattcctcccacaaggaatttagatctagagttgggtcataggttagaagaaaaatgttttcatGCTTGCAATATTGCGTGATTGTTGAATCTTGTTGTTCTTCGTTTTATTGTAAACCCACGGGGGTTGATCGTGGTAGATTaaggtttttgtttttccttgtattttcttttgtaaacaAATGTAATAGTTAGAATACAAAGAAATGTAATACAATGGAGCAAACAAGACGAAGAACAAATCTAACGGAGGAGACCTAGGCGGCCGCCGAAACCCTAGCGAGCTCGACCGCTGGCAGATCTGGTCGGAGGCAGGAGGCGGCGACGAATGGAGTCAAGGCAGTGGCAGCGGCTGCTTCATGAAGTAGCGGCTGCAGCACCGTGGTGGCGGCTCCAGGCTGACGGAGTCGGCAGCGTCTGGGCAGGGGCGGTGGCACGGACTGACGACTGTGCAGGTCAGCGGCTAGGGCAGCCTTGGCGGCGACTGAAACCCTAGTAGGGTTCAGCCGCACGCAGATCGAGGTGGCTGGGCGGCTGGCGGCACTCGGCGGCAGATGTGCAGTCCCGATGAAGACGGCAGCACGGATCCCGGTGAAGACGGCGGTGGCtagtttcttttattttggggaaaaaccctaattagggttttagatgacTCGATTAATAAGCACGGCCCAATGTGGTCTTGACCTAATTTCTATGCCCTAAATATTTGATTAAGTCAAATGgggtatttattttatttgatctttTTTATCCGGAGTACCATGGTTCATGGAAAGGATAAAttgtgatttcttttaattatttggttttaGACACTAAGTGGTTTAAAATCAAAGAATTTATTTGGTTATGTGTGATGTGACAAAGTGTGCAAATTTATTTGCCTATTTGATTTACATCTTATgtgagttaaataattatttgcttGCGTgataatcaaatgaaaaccattttaattaaaaatgactaAGTGATAATTACGAACAATCAtgttgtatatggtctccatagATGGTTTTCAAATGTGACGTAAATTAGACAACATCTCGACCTTTCTTTAGAGGAGTTGTGTTGTCAGTGATGTTTACAGATTTCGCGGATATTTGAACAACTAAAATGGTTCTTTTAAATGAAAGgcatatttatgaaataatatcgTGTCCAGTGGGAGCAATATTATCAAGAAGTGAGCATTGTTTAAAAGATGTTAACCCTTGTCTTAGAATCTTGTTGAGTGGTGTGCAACCTTTCTTTAGAGGAGTATTCAAAGCAAGATAAGATTCTTGAGGACTAAAATTATGGTACTTGCTTAGGCAATATTAGGCATCCATGCCATTCttatggtctctggactatctATCAATATTGTGaccaagaaaaatattttaaaatctaaataatccATGACATCTTTTGGTGCTTGTTTATTTAGTGTTTTAATAACATATGTGATTCTCGAATGTTTTATGGTTTTTACATTCTTTTATCATGTATGGTTGTGTGATGAATACCTTTTACTTTTCTAGGTCAATATCAATTATGTCTCTTAATCCATTATCTTTGattttgaaagaaaacaaacttgAGGGGCCAAATTATGTAGACTGGAAACGTAATTTGAACATTGTTCTCATCGCTGATGATTATAAGTTTATACTCGACACCGATTGTCCCATTTTACCTGCTGAAAATGCCACGGATGAGGAAAAGGCCGTGCATAAGAAATGGATGAAAGGAAATGAGATGACGAAGTGTTACATTTTGGCTTCTATGTCAAATGTGCTTCAACATCAGCATCATTCCTATCAGTTTGCTTATGAGATCATGGAGAACCTTCAATCCCTCTTTGGGACTCAAAGTCGATCCGCTAGGTCACTGACGATCAGGAGTCTCATGAATAAACTATGAAGGAGGGCACACCAGTCAGGGACCATGTCCTTGAGATGATGCTCcacctcaatcaaattgaggtGTTGGGAGGATTAATTGATTCAGATTCCCAAGTGGACATAATACTCCAAAGTCTGCCGGCAAGTTTTCAACAGTTCAAAGTCAACTATGAGATGACTAAGCAAGACCTCAACTTGGTTGAGCTTCTAACTGAGCTTCAGAACCCTGAAAGCATTTATGCTCAAGCTAAGCAAGCTATGCTAGTTGACTGCTCCTCCGGTTTCAAGGTCAATAGACCAAGAACGGATGGGAAGGCGAATCAGGTCGCCAAAGGGTTGAAGGCAAAAGAAGGGCAAGAAAAAGGTGAAGGGAAAGAAAACTGGCAAGTGTTTCAAGCGTGGTGAAAAGGAACATTGGAAGCTTGATTGTCCCAAAAAGGGTAAAGGTCCAAATGGTCAAGGTAAACATCAAGCTCATGTTCTTGAAACTCACTTAGCAACTGTTTCTACCCATTAATGGGTAGTAGATACGGGAGCAACTGATCATGTATGTTTCGATCCCGCTTTATTGCAGGAATCAAGGAAACTAAGTGAAGGAGAGATCACTGTCCATCTGGGGGATGCTACTAGAGTGGGAGCGTTGCAGTAGGAGCTGTTTATATTCGCTTTTTCTAGTAGTAGAGTTTTGGTATTAAACAATGTTTTATTGATACCTTCGTTTAGAAGAAACCCGATTTTGATTCCTAAACTGGTTTTTGACGGATATTCTATTTCTTTCATTGATGCTTGCATTATAAGGAGAGATGATTATTTTATCTGTCAAGGTATCATGGATAATAACTTGTATACTATACGCTCTACGCATGATCTTGTTGAGTCGAATAACATATCAGTTTCTCGCAAGAGAAAGACTTTTCCACACGATGTGAATGATATGTACTTATGGCATCTAAGGCTTGGTCCTGTCAATCCGAGAAGGATCCAAAAGTTGGCGAGCCTTGGCTCAATTGAGGGACTAAACATGGACCCTTCTCCAACTTACGAATCCTGCTCGGTAGGCAAGATGACCAAAAGATCTTTTAAGATAATAGGAAATAGAG is a window from the Salvia hispanica cultivar TCC Black 2014 chromosome 1, UniMelb_Shisp_WGS_1.0, whole genome shotgun sequence genome containing:
- the LOC125197944 gene encoding uncharacterized protein LOC125197944; translated protein: MSLNPLSLILKENKLEGPNYVDWKRNLNIVLIADDYKFILDTDCPILPAENATDEEKAVHKKWMKGNEMTKCYILASMSNVLQHQHHSYQFAYEIMENLQSLFGTQSRSARSLTIRSLMNKL